In Malus sylvestris chromosome 2, drMalSylv7.2, whole genome shotgun sequence, the genomic stretch ATGAAGTCAAGGAGGAATGGACTCCGACAAGAACTGGAGGCATACAGAAATGGGTCATTAAAACACGAGAATTATACAAGCCCGACAGAGTGCTACCCATCCCTTTGAATTTGGACCGCACCTAAGCACGCCCACTTTGTTATGTACCCATCGCACCATACTAGACTACATAAAATCAGTCAATATGGTGGTGGCGCAGGGCGGCTGCCGCGGTGGAACAGAAAGAACTAGCCATCTCAACTCAAAGCACACGCACTATAATTCAAACACGAGAGTCATCGAAACAACAAAATTTAGCCAGTGTATCAAAAATTGAaaggggtaaaaaaaaaaaaaaatcaagggaAGCTACTAATGTCTCCTCAATGCCTACAGCGCCAGCCTACCATGAAACCCAAGAGTTCCTAAATTCAAATTCCAGCGAAAGCCTTCTTGCCAGTGCCGGAAGATCCAGCAGGAGTCACCTTCAACACGTTGAACCTCTTAGTCTCGGACAGTGGCCTGAACATTGGTAaagcacccaaaaaaaaaatgaacaaaatgaGCACTAGCGCTTGCCAAattacatacataaacatgtagTTAAGAACGAGCTAAGGTAAATCACCTGCACCGGCCGATGGTAGCATGATCTCCTTCCTTCACACCGGAGCATGGAGGTACGTGTGCCGGGATGTTGGAATGTCTCTTTTCATATCTTAAGAAAACggcaagaaagaaaaagatttcAGAACAACAGCAAAGAGGATGGTACTTGTTAATTCTCCAAAATGACAACAGATACAatagaaaatgtaaaaaattaatgCGAACGTTATACCTTTGATATTTCTTGACATAATGTAGATAATTCCTTCGAACGATGATTGTTTTATTCATCTTAGCACCATGGCAAGTGCCAGCCAGGATGCGGCCCCCATAGAAACATTTCCAGTGAAAGGGCATTTCTTATCAATGTAAGTCCCTGTAAGATGCAAAAAGCACATGTAGCCATCGTAGCAATCAGCAAATACAACACTGCACGTACCCAATACTGAGACAAGAAATAAACAGTACAACTCGGCTCAATTTGGAGTAGATTTACGAACCGAACATTGGAAATCccaaaaaacataagcatttcAAGTGATTGATTTGAAATTCGAGTTATTTCACGGACTAACACTCATATATTGCGCCTCTCATCGGTCCAGATTGCTAATGGTTCTCGTTATCTCCGTTAGGCAAATGTTATCTTGATCCAGCCATCAGATTGTGTTTAGGGAAACTGAGGGGTTCAGATTAGAAATAGATCAAGAGACAAAATTAACCATGAAAATGATGGTGTGTTCAATTCAATTCCCTATAATCCCATCCATTCAATTATGTTCAACGGCTCAGATTTAGTAACTTTTGTCCCTGATCAATTGAGCGGCTGCGATCTtcgtggattttttttttcgagaGACTAACAGAATCTTGATCAACATGGCAAACCACCATATATACTATATTTTCTTCTATTCCTATTAAATTCCTCATTATTACTCTATCTCATCTCATCTATTCAAGAGCAACGATTGAGACCAAAGAGGAGAGAAGCTTCACTGATAAGGTAATAATCAAGTGGTACGAACAGGAACGGAGCTATAAATTTTTTCTAATGGGGGCAATAAAAAATAACTAAGAAAATCTTATTATAGTATGGTTATATACAATATGATATTAAGGATGATTTCAAATGATGATGTATCATAATtccaatgttacaaaaatttcaatatagtagtggaaagtgacaaagtgatgagaaaaatataagtACATGATAGGCATGAGAGGGTTTTTTTTCAGTTTGAATGACAGAACAAGAGCACTAttgctcatataatatttgatatggagtataagtagaatgaatgtatgttggatattagataaatatattttcttcaaaaataacccgtgtatattatataattatagtctgcaactaaacaaacaaattactttaGTGGGGCATCTACCCCCAGTGAGCCTTCATTGGCTCCGTTCATGGGTACGAAGATCCAGAAGTCCTCCAGATGGTGAAAAAGAGGTTAGTTTGGCCATCCgttgaaagaaaaacaaagccGGATTTTCTAATATGCTCCGGTGCAAAGTTTCTagtgtataagatacactagatCTTACGATGCATGGACACAGACACAGACACGGGGATACGTCAAATTTTTAAAAGACACGATACGTAATGGATACGgcaatttatataatatatatttaaaaatacattttaaataacaataaaaaaattaattactcaaatttaatttgtattATTCATACTCTCAAAAAGAAAGGATGGTAGTGGTGTAAATGTGGGTTATGTAGTTTTGGGCTTTAGTCTCATTTAAACcctaaaaatgtaaataaataaaaaaaaagaaaaaaaaagaaactgtGGTGTCGTTTTTCTCTACAGAAACAAACAAATGGCATGTCGACTTATAACAATCATCTTCTTCGCGAAGCCTCCTCCACTAGATCGGGTCGTCTCCGTGCGATGCTTTCCTCTGCCAAATCGCATTATCTTCTTCGCGAGGCATTTTTCCACCAAATTGGGTCATCATTCATGAGGTTTTCTTCCACGAAATTGCGTCCAAGGCCATGGTGCAGATATCTGTATCCTGATAGTCGGATAACCGTATCCATCTGTCAAACGCCGTATCTGTTGATTCAAATACGTATCCAACACATATTCGACCGTATCAAATACGTATCGTGTCCATTTGCGTATCCGACATGCGATATGCGACCGATGTGTAGTATATGTGCATCGTAGACTAGATCATACTAGAATTTTCAAAAACAGGACATGCAAAACATCCTCTTATCAGATATccaattcaaatttattttaaataaataaaacaattcGATCGAGTTCtaagttttgctttttttttttttgtgcctaGGGTTTCAACAGCGATAGCGATGATGGAGATCGATAGCATGAAGGACGTCACTGCTGGTCAGAAGAAAGTCAAGTGGTTCGAGAATCCAGAGATCCTCCAAATACTGAAGACGATGTTTGATCCTTGGCTGAACGAAGATGGCATGCCTGACGCCACCTCTTTCTTCAGTCGTTGCCCTAGAGGCTTTGgtaacatttttttcttcttgttaatATATACAACACCAACAACCGAGAGTCTTATCACAATAAGAGCTGTTCCGTTTTGCGCCATGTCTTCCGGTAGCTTCTTGTTAAGTGAAGTCCACACACTTCCCCTCTTTCTCCTCTCAGCCATGGTTTCCTATACCTTGCTCCACTCCTCGTACGGCTCCCGCGTCTGGTCCAAGAAGGAGTGGGTCATCCCTGAGATCGACGACGACGACACCGTTTTGACGTTCGAGGGGAACTTTAACTTCTTCTGGGCGGAACGCGAGCGGCAAGCTCGTGAGGCGGTGGAGAATTCGAAGTCGGATTTGCAGATTGGTGAGTCTGCAAGTCCACAATGTAAAGCTGCACTTCAAGAAACTACTCGTATCATTGAACAAAGTCTTACAACTAATGGAAAAGCAATAAGGGCGTTGTTTGGTGCAAGCCAGGTTGGAATTTCACACTTTGCACCCACCATTTGTAAATCATGAGTCCAGTTCCCACCGGtgggaattttttattttttttttcacttgtcaCTTGCATATTGACCAAGTTTGTGTGCAGCTTGATATTGATGGTGACTTCATGTATTTTCTAGCAGATGCTGCTGTTATAGCGGTAAAAGTTACTTCTTTCTTAGATTTGCCACTCCGTTTTCAATTTATCAAATTGTTGATGTTTATTTGCTTGACACTTTTGCAGTTTCAGT encodes the following:
- the LOC126614063 gene encoding 40S ribosomal protein S11-like isoform X2 — protein: MPFHWKCFYGGRILAGTCHGAKMNKTIIVRRNYLHYVKKYQRYEKRHSNIPAHVPPCSGVKEGDHATIGRCRPLSETKRFNVLKVTPFNF
- the LOC126614063 gene encoding 40S ribosomal protein S11-3-like isoform X1, whose product is MPFHWKCFYGGRILAGTCHGAKMNKTIIVRRNYLHYVKKYQRYEKRHSNIPAHVPPCSGVKEGDHATIGRCRPLSETKRFNVLKVTPAGSSGTGKKAFAGI